One genomic window of Parasteatoda tepidariorum isolate YZ-2023 chromosome 9, CAS_Ptep_4.0, whole genome shotgun sequence includes the following:
- the LOC107452315 gene encoding ubiquitin-like FUBI-ribosomal protein eS30 fusion protein codes for MHIFLRGQETHSYEVGDEKISHLKNLIEEVEGIDKEEIVLYFGGSPLEDDQSVSECLTEGATVDFSVKLRGGKVHGSLARAGKVKGQTPKVEKQEKKKKKTGRAKRRMQFNRRFVNVVVTFGRKKGPNSNS; via the exons atgcatatatttttgagAGGACAAGAAACACACTCTTATGAGGTGggagatgaaaaaatttctcatttaaaa AATCTTATTGAAGAGGTTGAAGGAATAGACAAAGAAGAAATTGTTCTTTACTTCGGTGGTTCACCTCTTGAAGATGACCAAAGTGTATCAGAATGTTTAACTGAAGGTGCAACAGTTGATTTCAGTGTAAAACTTAGAGGAg GCAAAGTTCACGGATCATTGGCTCGTGCTGGAAAAGTAAAAGGCCAGACACCAAag GttgaaaagcaagaaaaaaagaaaaagaagacagGACGTGCCAAGCGAAGAATGCAGTTCAATAGAAGATTTGTAAATGTAGTTGTAACATTTGGCCGAAAGAAGGGTCCTAAttctaattcataa